A stretch of the Ostrea edulis chromosome 9, xbOstEdul1.1, whole genome shotgun sequence genome encodes the following:
- the LOC130050003 gene encoding uncharacterized protein LOC130050003, translated as MAGNTNHSNLSFQTTEISNLKAEFDGSCRIIKDLGEYTHVVTLQPSGQDIVYKFQMTGSYPQTKPNIIIRCPVLTTDELTELEKAMDIDILGTPMIQAMLLKAEQYIDRNELDINSKRKTGNGKHENTGRKNKERRRKRKEKQEEEEVKDEKKASMKTAEDVIKRIQWDSNLPQDEFVVGYIDRFLGIQEKYFTSFSWEDIASVDYSVLAVPKHRIEYFKYKDVKVWDKPRRIDNVFGSTGSKTTIYDVIANYEKCQDDTLDKSNTNGEDARYDDNSDEDSDDGITVTVGGGAMGFQCDDESDDEMKSSGFEEDICDDGFDRYWRNKLRPNYFLAFRVQNPDVVQTTEGIQDIIMDHEPHFESCCIPLHCLHVTLCTLGLDTPEQVAHCVEVLSRLKPELISMAPKDKPLVFKGLDQFFNRALYAKVKCSDEMFEFVDHLKLCLKNEGIEIRDNHDFVPHMTIVKVTRPVGHSTGKKYIPPWVYSHKGEVDFGEEVFNNIHLCHMSHERREDGFYATPTSLSF; from the exons ATGGCGGGAAATACAAACCATAGTAATTTGTCTTTCCAAACAACAGAAATTAGCAACTTGAAAGCTGAATTTGACGGATCCTGTAGGATTATTAAAGATCTAGGAGAATACACGCATGTCGTTACTTTGCAACCCAGCGGGCAAGACATTGTTTACAAGTTTCAAATGACAG GTAGCTATCCTCAAACAAAACCAAATATCATTATTCGCTGTCCAGTCTTAACGACAGATGAATTGACAGAACTTGAAAAGGCAATGGATATTGACATTCTCGGAACACCCATGATCCAGGCAATGCTGCTAAAGGCAGAACAATATATAGATAGAAATGAACTGGATATTAATAGCAAACGAAAAACAGGAAACggaaaacatgaaaacacaggCCGCAAAAATAAAGAACGACGACGAAAGCGGAAGGAGAAACAGGAAGAAGAGGAAGTTAAAGATGAGAAAAAAGCATCCATGAAGACAGCAGAAGATGTTATAAAGCGCATCCAATGGGACTCGAACCTTCCCCAGGACGAATTTGTTGTTGGGTATATCGATCGGTTCTTAGGAATTCAAGAAAAATACTTCACCTCCTTCAGTTGGGAAGACATCGCTAGTGTAGACTACAGCGTCTTAGCCGTGCCAAAGCACAGGATTGAGTATTTCAAGTATAAAGATGTAAAAGTTTGGGATAAGCCTCGCAGAATTGACAACGTGTTTGGTTCCACAGGTAGCAAAACCacaatatatgacgtcatagccAATTACGAAAAATGTCAAGACGACACATTGGATAAATCCAATACCAACGGAGAAGATGCAAGATACGATGACAACTCGGACGAGGACAGCGATGACGGTATAACGGTCACGGTTGGTGGTGGGGCAATGGGCTTTCAATGTGACGATGAGTCAGATGATGAAATGAAATCCTCTGGATTCGAAGAGGATATATGCGACGATGGCTTTGATAGGTATTGGAGAAACAAATTACGACCAAATTATTTCTTGGCATTTCGGGTACAGAATCCGGATGTAGTGCAAACGACGGAAGGCATTCAAGACATTATCATGGATCACGAGCCTCATTTTGAAAGTTGTTGCATTCCTCTCCATTGCCTCCACGTGACTTTGTGCACACTTGGGTTAGACACACCCGAACAAGTCGCTCATTGTGTGGAGGTTCTAAGCCGACTCAAACCTGAGCTGATTTCAATGGCACCTAAAGATAAACCTCTAGTATTTAAAGGCCTTGATCAGTTTTTTAACCGTGCACTGTATGCGAAAGTGAAGTGttctgatgaaatgtttgaatttgtGGATCACCTAAAACTCTGTCTGAAAAACGAAGGCATTGAGATCAGAGACAATCACGATTTCGTTCCACATATGACAATTGTGAAGGTTACCCGCCCTGTGGGACATTCAACGGGTAAAAAATACATTCCCCCTTGGGTCTACTCTCATAAAGGTGAAGTGGACTTCGGGGAGGAAGTTTTCAACAATATTCATCTCTGTCATATGTCACATGAACGACGTGAAGATGGGTTTTACGCCACACCAACTAGTCTTTCCTTCTAA
- the LOC125659483 gene encoding coagulation factor V-like isoform X1 has translation MDTIMIRLLCLSSVLTICYGKEIVYYIAIDEIDWPYKHADQSETVFRKAAYQEYKDQTFTTRKPVTSQHGFLGPTIRASVGNTLRILVKNNARRSFSFYTDNLNTQKNETGAVSVGSPVSPGSVLTYVYTVTDANGPSAASMDQCVTSLYYSDVNPIKDINTGLVGMLVVCKTDSPTSVREIFLHYGTMYERESWFSSVKSTNDSQQTVFPTINGYTEGNMPDIDVCLNRKVRLYFTSLGGQNDIHTVVLYGHQMEVRSQRVDAVNLYPGATVTAEFLTQEEGAWLLTTQHVSGNLYGRLLVSPCNNSRPAQRLTGNIRRYFIAAERADRSKGISSGPIVFQEYTNTRFQTSKKSSIPTNGRLGPTIYVETGDLVKVVFYNRADRELSLHPHGLRVGKLNEGVFYDDDYVGKHTVAANSLKTYYWSVPDDVGPTLFDELCLVRHYTSGLGHSNDTFLFGPVKICAEGYMQTAPKETDIFVVYRQMTTSISNFEINGVPPYTLPLVSVCLEEIVNTHIMTFGTAEPQSFSVDGNVIKQRGHVLNVMEAKENSMTTYTITMTKTGNWTVRNFRNENISLTLSVNECGTSSNFILTGKVTTRNIGIKEDYWGYSSLSDWTSKLPGCQMGPRFKKAMFVEYYSNLFMFETRQPDPRDETLHGPQLAANVGDRITIEIKNNGRRPYSLHLDGLSDWSDDDSIPWDSSKIITWNILESIGPGSADTSCILKPYYSKTSQRDIPSGLFGPLVICSPLIPSETVESTLQQKVFMVGSIDERASWYYEDNLKDSTGIVNISDPKCADANVIRAVNGYSDGTIKNMTIPLGADVYFHFLNIGNNLLTIHLYGLKIIDSNQEGIGRSTITLYPWASKSIVTRFDSPGSFLYEELITEGHTTRISGLYTVVTNTKLS, from the exons ATGGATACTATAATGATTCGGCTACTGTGTTTATCGTCCGTATTAACAATCTGTTACGGCAaagaaattgtttattatattgCTATTGATGAAATAGACTGGCCTTACAAACATGCGGATCAAAG CGAGACTGTATTCAGAAAGGCAGCCTACCAGGAATACAAGGACCAAACCTTCACAACCAGAAAACCAGTGACGTCACAACATGGATTTCTTGGTCCTACAATCCGGGCGTCTGTTGGAAATACACTGAGGATTCTCGTGAAAAACAATGCTAGACGCTCCTTCTCGTTCTACACAGACAATCTCAACACCCAAAAGAATGAAACAG GTGCGGTTTCCGTTGGTAGCCCTGTGTCCCCTGGATCTGTTCTGACATACGTCTACACTGTGACCGACGCAAACGGCCCATCAGCAGCCTCCATGGATCagtgtgtgacgtcactgtattATTCCGACGTTAACCCAATTAAGGATATTAATACAGGCTTGGTGGGGATGCttgttgtatgtaaaactg ATTCCCCGACCAGTGTACGCGAAATATTCCTTCATTATGGGACAATGTATGAAAGAGAAAGCTGGTTCAGCTCTGTGAAGTCCACTAATGATTCTCAGCAGACGGTGTTCCCAACAATCAATGGATATACAGAAGGGAATATGCCTGATATAGACGTTTGTCTCAACAGAAAAGTCCGTCTGTATTTCACGTCATTAGGTGGTCAAAACGATATTCACACGGTTGTTCTTTATGGACATCAGATGGAAGTGAGAAGCCAGAG AGTCGATGCTGTAAATCTGTACCCTGGTGCCACAGTCACAGCAGAGTTTCTAACGCAAGAAGAGGGAGCATGGTTGCTGACAACACAGCATGTATCGGGCAATC TTTATGGACGATTGCTAGTATCACCGTGCAATAACTCTCGTCCAGCACAACGTCTTACTGGAAACATCCGCAGATATTTCATAGCAGCCGAGAGAGCGGACCGATCTAAAGG AATCTCGTCTGGACCAATCGTATTTCAAGAGTACACAAACACAAGATTTCAAACGAGTAAAAAGAGTAGTATTCCTACGAATGGAAGGTTGGGTCCTACCATCTATGTTGAAACGGGAGATCTGGTCAAAGTGGTGTTCTACAATCGAGCAGACAGGGAGCTATCTTTGCACCCTCATGGATTGAGGGTGGGGAAATTGAACGAGGGAGTATTCTATGATGACGATTATGTAG GTAAACACACAGTTGCCGCTAACAGTCTGAAGACGTACTATTGGAGTGTCCCCGACGATGTAGGCCCCACACTGTTTGACGAACTTTGTCTTGTGCGTCACTACACGTCCGGCCTTGGCCACAGTAACGACACATTTCTTTTTGGTCCTGTCAAGATCTGCGCAGAGGGATATATGCAAACA GCACCTAAAGAGACAGATATTTTCGTAGTGTACAGACAAATGACTACCAGTATCTCCAACTTTGAAATAAACGGCGTGCCACCCTATACACTTCCGCTAGTCTCTGTATGTCTTGAAGAAATCGTGAATACACATATAATGACGTTTGGAACTGCGGAACCCCAGAGCTTCTCCGTGGACGGGAATGTCATAAAACAGAGAGGCCATGTGCTAAATGTAATGGAGGCAAAGGAAAACTCCATGACAACGTACACAATTACTATGACGAAAACAG GGAACTGGACAGTTAGAAATTTCAGGAATGAAAATATATCCCTCACACTCTCTGTCAATGAGTGTGGCACTTCcagtaattttattttgactGGCAAAGTAACTACTCGTAACATTGGAATTAAAGAGGACTATTGGGGATATTCGTCGCTCTCAGACTGGACAAG CAAATTGCCCGGATGTCAAATGGGACCACGATTTAAGAAGGCTATGTTTGTTGAGTACTATAGCAACCTTTTTATGTTTGAAACTCGTCAGCCAGATCCACGAGACGAAACTTTGCATGGTCCGCAACTTGCAGCCAATGTTGGCGACAGAATCACCATAG aaattaaaaacaatggaagACGCCCCTATTCTCTTCATTTGGATGGACTCAGTGACTGGTCAGATGATGACAGCATTCCCTGGGACTCCTCAAAAATCATAACCTGGAACATTTTAGAGTCCATTGGACCCGGAAGTGCAGATACCTCTTGTATACTGAAG CCATATTACTCCAAAACCAGCCAGCGAGACATCCCATCAGGACTGTTTGGCCCCCTAGTGATCTGTTCCCCCTTGATACCCTCCGAGACAGTAGAATCCACCCTTCAGCAGAAGGTGTTTATGGTGGGAAGTATAGATGAGAGGGCGAGCTGGTACTATGAGGACAACCTGAAGGATTCCACAGGAATCGTCAACATCTCAGACCCTAAATGTGCTGATGCAAACGTCATTAGAG CTGTCAATGGATATTCAGATGGAACCATAAAAAACATGACAATACCATTAGGAGCTGATGTGTATTTTCACTTTCTCAACATTGGCAATAACCTCCTAACCATTCATTTGTATGGACTGAAAATCATTGATTCCAATCAAGAAGGAATTGGACGTAGTACCATCACTTTGTATCCCTGGGCATCCAAGTCCATCGTGACCAGATTCGACTCCCCGGGGTCATTCCTATACGAGGAACTAATAACCGAAGGACACACAACCAGGATCTCTGGACTCTACACGGTTGTTACAAATACCAAGCTTTCATGA
- the LOC125659483 gene encoding ceruloplasmin-like isoform X2 — translation MDTIMIRLLCLSSVLTICYGKEIVYYIAIDEIDWPYKHADQSETVFRKAAYQEYKDQTFTTRKPVTSQHGFLGPTIRASVGNTLRILVKNNARRSFSFYTDNLNTQKNETGAVSVGSPVSPGSVLTYVYTVTDANGPSAASMDQCVTSLYYSDVNPIKDINTGLVGMLVVCKTDSPTSVREIFLHYGTMYERESWFSSVKSTNDSQQTVFPTINGYTEGNMPDIDVCLNRKVRLYFTSLGGQNDIHTVVLYGHQMEVRSQRVDAVNLYPGATVTAEFLTQEEGAWLLTTQHVSGNRKHTVAANSLKTYYWSVPDDVGPTLFDELCLVRHYTSGLGHSNDTFLFGPVKICAEGYMQTAPKETDIFVVYRQMTTSISNFEINGVPPYTLPLVSVCLEEIVNTHIMTFGTAEPQSFSVDGNVIKQRGHVLNVMEAKENSMTTYTITMTKTGNWTVRNFRNENISLTLSVNECGTSSNFILTGKVTTRNIGIKEDYWGYSSLSDWTSKLPGCQMGPRFKKAMFVEYYSNLFMFETRQPDPRDETLHGPQLAANVGDRITIEIKNNGRRPYSLHLDGLSDWSDDDSIPWDSSKIITWNILESIGPGSADTSCILKPYYSKTSQRDIPSGLFGPLVICSPLIPSETVESTLQQKVFMVGSIDERASWYYEDNLKDSTGIVNISDPKCADANVIRAVNGYSDGTIKNMTIPLGADVYFHFLNIGNNLLTIHLYGLKIIDSNQEGIGRSTITLYPWASKSIVTRFDSPGSFLYEELITEGHTTRISGLYTVVTNTKLS, via the exons ATGGATACTATAATGATTCGGCTACTGTGTTTATCGTCCGTATTAACAATCTGTTACGGCAaagaaattgtttattatattgCTATTGATGAAATAGACTGGCCTTACAAACATGCGGATCAAAG CGAGACTGTATTCAGAAAGGCAGCCTACCAGGAATACAAGGACCAAACCTTCACAACCAGAAAACCAGTGACGTCACAACATGGATTTCTTGGTCCTACAATCCGGGCGTCTGTTGGAAATACACTGAGGATTCTCGTGAAAAACAATGCTAGACGCTCCTTCTCGTTCTACACAGACAATCTCAACACCCAAAAGAATGAAACAG GTGCGGTTTCCGTTGGTAGCCCTGTGTCCCCTGGATCTGTTCTGACATACGTCTACACTGTGACCGACGCAAACGGCCCATCAGCAGCCTCCATGGATCagtgtgtgacgtcactgtattATTCCGACGTTAACCCAATTAAGGATATTAATACAGGCTTGGTGGGGATGCttgttgtatgtaaaactg ATTCCCCGACCAGTGTACGCGAAATATTCCTTCATTATGGGACAATGTATGAAAGAGAAAGCTGGTTCAGCTCTGTGAAGTCCACTAATGATTCTCAGCAGACGGTGTTCCCAACAATCAATGGATATACAGAAGGGAATATGCCTGATATAGACGTTTGTCTCAACAGAAAAGTCCGTCTGTATTTCACGTCATTAGGTGGTCAAAACGATATTCACACGGTTGTTCTTTATGGACATCAGATGGAAGTGAGAAGCCAGAG AGTCGATGCTGTAAATCTGTACCCTGGTGCCACAGTCACAGCAGAGTTTCTAACGCAAGAAGAGGGAGCATGGTTGCTGACAACACAGCATGTATCGGGCAATC GTAAACACACAGTTGCCGCTAACAGTCTGAAGACGTACTATTGGAGTGTCCCCGACGATGTAGGCCCCACACTGTTTGACGAACTTTGTCTTGTGCGTCACTACACGTCCGGCCTTGGCCACAGTAACGACACATTTCTTTTTGGTCCTGTCAAGATCTGCGCAGAGGGATATATGCAAACA GCACCTAAAGAGACAGATATTTTCGTAGTGTACAGACAAATGACTACCAGTATCTCCAACTTTGAAATAAACGGCGTGCCACCCTATACACTTCCGCTAGTCTCTGTATGTCTTGAAGAAATCGTGAATACACATATAATGACGTTTGGAACTGCGGAACCCCAGAGCTTCTCCGTGGACGGGAATGTCATAAAACAGAGAGGCCATGTGCTAAATGTAATGGAGGCAAAGGAAAACTCCATGACAACGTACACAATTACTATGACGAAAACAG GGAACTGGACAGTTAGAAATTTCAGGAATGAAAATATATCCCTCACACTCTCTGTCAATGAGTGTGGCACTTCcagtaattttattttgactGGCAAAGTAACTACTCGTAACATTGGAATTAAAGAGGACTATTGGGGATATTCGTCGCTCTCAGACTGGACAAG CAAATTGCCCGGATGTCAAATGGGACCACGATTTAAGAAGGCTATGTTTGTTGAGTACTATAGCAACCTTTTTATGTTTGAAACTCGTCAGCCAGATCCACGAGACGAAACTTTGCATGGTCCGCAACTTGCAGCCAATGTTGGCGACAGAATCACCATAG aaattaaaaacaatggaagACGCCCCTATTCTCTTCATTTGGATGGACTCAGTGACTGGTCAGATGATGACAGCATTCCCTGGGACTCCTCAAAAATCATAACCTGGAACATTTTAGAGTCCATTGGACCCGGAAGTGCAGATACCTCTTGTATACTGAAG CCATATTACTCCAAAACCAGCCAGCGAGACATCCCATCAGGACTGTTTGGCCCCCTAGTGATCTGTTCCCCCTTGATACCCTCCGAGACAGTAGAATCCACCCTTCAGCAGAAGGTGTTTATGGTGGGAAGTATAGATGAGAGGGCGAGCTGGTACTATGAGGACAACCTGAAGGATTCCACAGGAATCGTCAACATCTCAGACCCTAAATGTGCTGATGCAAACGTCATTAGAG CTGTCAATGGATATTCAGATGGAACCATAAAAAACATGACAATACCATTAGGAGCTGATGTGTATTTTCACTTTCTCAACATTGGCAATAACCTCCTAACCATTCATTTGTATGGACTGAAAATCATTGATTCCAATCAAGAAGGAATTGGACGTAGTACCATCACTTTGTATCCCTGGGCATCCAAGTCCATCGTGACCAGATTCGACTCCCCGGGGTCATTCCTATACGAGGAACTAATAACCGAAGGACACACAACCAGGATCTCTGGACTCTACACGGTTGTTACAAATACCAAGCTTTCATGA
- the LOC125659478 gene encoding tetraspanin-33-like: MAPPPGRIHRDRSAVNPCLKYFIFLFNFVFMIISLITIVLTSWIIHEKDKTIDSFIDVLLDPSLMLLIVSCIALFITYMGALGALRENETMLVIYSHIVTFFIFIQVVGVVFLFLFYYDNSVLVTLNIYPEELFKDAIIKYREDADQQDFIDYWQKQMDCCGFSDDDEGYKAWNANMYFNCTEENTSAESCAVPWSCCVLNDGDKLNLLCGNGALKAMTSSSLKDQIYTRGCLKAVRVWVGSNVFVFGCVVIAVLVPQVLAICFARNLNDQILIQKSKWLHG; this comes from the exons ATGGCGCCGCCACCGGGTAGGATTCACAGAGACAGAAGCGCTGTCAACCCGTGTTTGAAGTACTTCATATTCCTGTTTAACTTCGTTTTTATG attatTAGTTTAATCACTATCGTCTTGACATCGTGGATTATCCATGAGAAGGACAAAACAATCGATTCCTTTATAGACGTCCTCCTGGACCCAAGCCTGATGCTCCTGATCGTATCATGCATCGCCCTTTTCATTACGTATATGGGGGCCTTAGGGGCCCTTCGTGAAAACGAAACCATGCTTGTCATA TATTCCCATATTGTGACATTCTTCATATTCATCCAAGTTGTGGGAGTAGtgtttctgtttttattttattatgacaACTCTGTGTTAGTTACCCTCAACATTTATCCAGAAGAACTGTTCAAAGACGCCATCATAAAATACCGAGAGGATGCCGACCAACAGGACTTTATAGACTACTGGCAAAAACAG ATGGATTGCTGTGGGTTCAGTGATGATGATGAAGGATACAAGGCTTGGAATGCGAACATGTATTTCAACTGTACAGAGGAAAATACTAGTGCAGAAAGCTGCGCGGTACCGTGGTCATGTTGTGTCCTCAATGAC ggAGACAAGCTCAACTTACTCTGCGGTAACGGAGCGCTGAAAGCAATGACT tcTTCAAGTTTAAAGGACCAGATTTACACGAGGGGCTGTCTGAAGGCCGTGAGAGTCTGGGTGGGGTCTAACGTCTTTGTATTTGGATGTGTGGTCATCGCCGTACTGGTTCCTCAG GTATTAGCGATTTGCTTTGCAAGAAATCTCAACGACCAGATATTGATTCAGAAATCCAAATGGTTGCACGGTTGA